The following nucleotide sequence is from Sander vitreus isolate 19-12246 chromosome 11, sanVit1, whole genome shotgun sequence.
GCCTTCAGTCTgtacaggaagtcacagaaacactcacatcctatTAGGTCAGATTCcgatttattaaaatgtcatcAGACCCATATATGAGCTTGTATGCAGTCTCCAATTGTTTTGATTATGACTTAATAGTGACAGAAATGTGCAGGCTTTTCtattaaaatgttacatttgtttGTAAGTTATAGTAGAGGTTTAGTTAGACTCACACAGTCAATGCGGACCGTTTGACTTTTATTCGAAAAGTGGAATAATGAGATGTGCCTTAAAGTGAATATCTTAAATTACTGTATAATGCAATTTTTAGTTAACATTTTCTCGTTTAATTCCCGTCAGCTTTAAGAGTATACTGAAATTTCTATTACGAATAAATTCAGGTGTCAGTAAAATAAGAGAGTGAAGCCATAGAGAATGAAGAATAGAGGATGGGAAGGCCAAAGGACCAGCTTGTGTAGATTATATAAATAGCTCAATCTCACACAGGCTCTGCCCTTTATACTGGACTCTATGGGTAAGGTGCATGTGTTTAAGTCCTTTTGTATCCTTCaggaacatttttatatatctttatGTTGTCCACCAGAGGAGGGCAGTGTTCAAGTCCTACTGAGAAGCAGTAAACCCAGTAGTAGAGTAGTAGACCTACTTTTAACTGTTTTTGCTGTGATGTGCTTTGATAAAATGTTAGTGAAATATCTTTGGGAGCTGCAAACACAAGAGACTATCTACTGCATCTTTCCAATGAGGAGTATTACCCATAGAGTCCAGTAGAGGGCTCTACCTGTGCTTATAGAACTAGGGTTCTAATATCATAACTCTCGTTTCAAATGAGTGgcaccaaacaaagatgttataTTGAGAGGATCGCTAAGTGTGAATGTACATAAATGCTAATAAAAAGCTAACCTTATCCAGAGTACTAGGAGGAGCTACAGTGCAAGTAAGTGTACATTAGCACTTTCTTATTAAAGCATGAATTATACACATGGTGCCATTGGATCCAAATGGTCTTTCTATAACTACTTATGATGTTCTGGATTTTTATAtaccattttaaatatatttattttggcaAATCCTAGTGATCCCCAGGGAGCAACATTATGACAGACATAAACAAAACCATGCCTTTTGTCAAATTATTAAagccacaaacaaaaacaatttggTTTTATCAAGATACATTTATTCTTAAATTTGACACTTTTGTGCATTTCATTTGACAAAATTCAATCAAGAGTTAGAAACATGACTGTACAACAaagtacagtatacagtatagtcAGACATTGGGTTGTCCTTCAAATATAATAGCAGATTAGCAGAAATGCAACAGTACAAACCTATGATTGAATAAATTCCGGAGTCAGGACACTGTACATTAAGGAAAATGAAGAGCTTGGTGGTGGATAGGCAATGCATATCTTGTCATTGCAAAGAACAAGTACCACTTAATATCAGTTTGCCTAGCTTAATCTTTTAGTCTGCAAGAACAAAAAGGCCAACCACAGTAATGTGCATCAATATAACCATCACATAGCTTTTACACGTAGACACAATAGAGGCACACACAGCTCATCTTTGCCCCCTAGCGGCTGCAAGTATTACAATGGCAGATTTCAAATCTATGAGTTTTACAGATCCTCCTCATATTTGACTCGACTTTTCACTTAGCCTAAACAACTTGCAGGAAAggaactttaaaaataaaatgactgaaGTCGACGGAGAATAAACATCATGTTAATTGTTGGAAATGATGGggatatttttgttttagaattTAAGAGTGTCATCAATTTAAAACGACTACGATGCATGTAAAGCTTATGGGAAACATGTAGGCCTTCTGCTGGGCACAATTTTGTACCGAGAACACCATCCAAAATTATGACAACGTCAATAAAGTCCACGTTAAAGTACAGACGTAAATAAAGTAATCTTTTGTATTTTCCATACAAGTTTTAGGGTAACCGTCTTGTCAGTTAGTCTCCGCCCCTCCtgagtgtgtggtgtgtagcTAGTTGTGTTGACCAAAAACTTGCATGATACGACCCGACTGTGGGAATTTTAGCAGCTAATCTACCACAGTTGAACATAATCCAACATCTTTCGAGGCCAGAAGTTTAAGAGGTATGAATATTTCGGAGATACGCGTGCTTGTTATAAAGAAATTGTACTAAATCGTAGTCATTTAAGGGGTCAGTTTGTCGTGCTTACACTTCCCGCTATTTTGTGGctcactaacgttagctgttgttgaTTTCTGAGGTTATTGGCAGTAGGCCGCCTACCTTAAAGCTCGCAGAGTATTATCCAACTTCCACTAAAGCTAACTCTGCTCCCGATGCTTTCTCGTTATCTGGAAAAGTGaaacattagtttttttttgcccaGGACAAACTCCGTTACATCGATTCTGCGTTAGCTGGGTTGCTAACAGCAGTGGAGTGGCTGCCTGCTGCTACCGACCACCGTCCAGCCTCAAACACAGTGCGTATACACCCGAAGACGATTTAAAAACTGCTTTCAGTCGATACTTCTCTGTATAATTGCAGCTTGTGTTTAACCGAGCGTTGTTTCAGTGTCGACATCGCAGTCGCTCGGTGGTGTTTGTTAGTTTCCTTCTGCAGCTTGTGTCGCATTTATCGCGGCTGCTCTCGGAAGTCTTGTAACGCTGTAAACCTTAGCCAGGATTTCCGGCTCCTTTCCATTTGCCCTATGCTGTTTTGTTTCCGTTTATTCTATTTCCGTTTTAAAAGTTTTCTACGTGCAGAGTTAAAGTGTGATTTAGCAAAGATTTGTTTTAGTTATCAACTGCAGTGCGTTTCTAGCATATTTTAACCATTGTTTAGCACGCGGGGACCGACGGTTGTGTAATGGACTGCCTCGCCCAGCTGCGCATTCGCTTGCAAAATAGTAGCTAACTTGGTTCACTGTTTACTAGCTTCAGTGTATTGACACGTGTCGCATAGCGTATGAATCTTACTTTTTATGTGTTTATGATGTGTAGTTACGTTTGGACACTATTTTTGGTATCTAATGGCCTAGCAGTTGGCCTCTAGACGCCAAAGCCTCGCCCTcgagttggctaacgttagcagtcaCTGAACTGTTCCAGACGGCCAATGAGGAGTCGAGGCTGAGAGGCCTTTATAGTAGAAAACCCCCgaactgcagtttttttatatatatatatatgtatgtgtgtgtgtgtgtgtgtgtgtgtatatatatatatatatatatatatatatatatatatatatatatatatatatatatatgtatgtatatatgtatgtatatatgtatgtatatatatatatatatatatatatatatatatatatatatatatgtgtgtgtatatatatatgtatgtatacatatatatatatgtgtatatatatgtatgtgtgtatctatatatatatatgtgtgtgtgtatgtgtatatatatgtatatatgtatttgtgtgtatatatatatgtgtgtgtgtatgtatgtatatatatgtgtatgtatgtgtatatgtgtgtgtatgtatatatatgtgtgtatgtatatatatgtgtatgtatatatatatgtgtgtatgtatatatatgtgtgtatgtatatgtgtgtgtgtatatgtatatatatatatatatgtatgtatatatatatatgtgtgtgtgtatatatatatatgtgtgtgtgtgtatgtatgtatgtgtgtgtgtgtgtgtgtgtatatatatcatgGACCCTTATCCCACtgccacacatttacacactgaAGCGGAAATATTCTGTTATTCAGACATCAACTATTTAAACTTTGTAGATGTCTTTTAGTTGTTTGTGCTACTAAACCTTCCAATTACAGAATAATAAATGAGAGATCACTAGCATCTCTTTTCCTGCAGTGAGCATGAGTGTATCTGCTATTTAGTGACATTATTGTGTTAGGGTTAAAGTTTTaatgtatatacatttttaaatgttaatggcatgaaaagaaaaaacatttcaaatgtgacaattttctgcatttcttgGTCTTGCATTATTGTATTGAATATGTTGAGGTTTTGGATTGCTGGTTAGATAAAACAAGAAACAGAGATTGATGATGTCACATCAGGCctttaaaagtgtgtgtatgtaaatataaaataaaatgatttaactTAACCTCTAGTTGACAGATATTGTGGGACACAGTGACATGAGCACCTCTACAACTGAAAAGATCTACAATTTAGGGCATCAACTAAGATTTATTAGATTTGATACCAACAGTCTGAAACCCAATAAATATTCAATGTACAATTGGATTGTGTTATATTAATATGTCATAATATGTATGAATTACAGTTAAACACCTATTTCATTACTTTCCTACAGTTTGGCTCTCTGCATAGAACAGAATGTCTAAAAGTGAAGAAGAGATGATAGAGATCGAGATCGATGAACGGGAGAAACAGACATGCTTGGAGGAAGGGTAAGCAGGCTGATGGTAATATGAATTGCATACTCTTGCAAATTTACAGTTATTTTTCCCTATCTTCTTTTACATGTAGGGTTGAGGAGCAGACCATCACTGCATCAGATTTGATTCAACAAGATATTGATATCAATGAGCCCATTGGCAATTTGAAGAAGCTCTTGGAGCCCCGTATTCAAATGTCACTGGATGCATATGAGATCTGCCTGCAGGACATTCAGGTAACACCGTTCATAAATAGAGCACATCAAGATCTGTTGTTATCCAGAAAAACCCCCAGTCTAATAGCCGTCTTTTGAACAGCAAAGTATGTGTCTTTCTTCATCTCTGATTCAGCTTATCTGTGTTATTATTTTCAGCTTCACCCTGACCACAGCCTCTTCGATCAGGGAGTAAAGACAGATGGCACAGTGCAGCTGAGCCTGCAGATAATAACCAAACCAGGTACTGATAAGATCAGAAAAACGGCAGCTATATATTGCTGTTTGTGACCAAattaaacacattcacacatcaaCCTCACACCTTTGTGTTCTTCCCCTCGTCCAGGTGAGGAGAAGTTGAACATTTTGGAAATTGTGAAGCCTGTAGAAACGGTAGAGGTGGTGATTGATCCAGATGcagcaggagaggagggaggtcTGGTGGAGGAGGGTCAACTCATTGCTGTGGAGCGATCTGGCCTGTCTGATGAGACGTCGGAGCAGGTTACACGCTGGGCCGCAGCACTTGAAGGCTACCGCAAAGAGCAGGTTCGCCTGGGCATACCATATGGTGAGGAACCTTTCAATAAAATACATTACTCTGGAGGGGGGGGAACAATCCTTAATGTGGTGACAGATACATGTGGTTGTTAGTGTatgatgtttctctctctctctctctctctcctcagatCCTGTGCTCTGGTCAGCTGACCAGGTGATCCACTGGGCTGTGTGGGTAATGAAGGAGTTTAACATTGATGAGATGGAAATAGGCAGCATTCACATCCCAGGTCGAGATCTCTGCTCATTCAGCCAGGAAGAGTTCCTTCAGAAAGTGCCTAACGGAGAGATACTCTGGAGTCACCTGGAACTCCTACGTAAATGTAAGTCAGACAGAGTTGTTGTAGGTtcaaaggtgctgacacaccaggGAGACCGTCGGCTGTTCAGCTTAAGTGAATTAGTGCACATGAAGAAAAACGGAAGTGAGGAAATCAAGCAAACTACTAAAGTCAAGAGGGCACACACGAGGCTcttctcatttttcatcttcatctcaTCTGATCGATCCAATACACGTTAGGGCCGTCAAAACTTGCGGCCAAAAATGACGTTTAAATGTTTCTTGGCGCCATTACATGGAAGTTATTGAAAAAACTGCTATAACTTTCTATTAAAAATATTTAGGTAAAATGAATCAACAGTA
It contains:
- the gabpa gene encoding GA-binding protein alpha chain gives rise to the protein MSKSEEEMIEIEIDEREKQTCLEEGVEEQTITASDLIQQDIDINEPIGNLKKLLEPRIQMSLDAYEICLQDIQLHPDHSLFDQGVKTDGTVQLSLQIITKPGEEKLNILEIVKPVETVEVVIDPDAAGEEGGLVEEGQLIAVERSGLSDETSEQVTRWAAALEGYRKEQVRLGIPYDPVLWSADQVIHWAVWVMKEFNIDEMEIGSIHIPGRDLCSFSQEEFLQKVPNGEILWSHLELLRKYVLASQDQSGGDATVTIDQPVHIIPTQVSTPTAIKVLKQNRGPRTPRISGGEERSSPGNRTGNNGQIQLWQFLLELLTDKDARDCICWVGEEGEFKLNQPELVAQKWGQRKNKPTMNYEKLSRALRYYYDGDMISKVQGKRFVYKFVCDLRTLIGYSAAELNNLVTECEQKKLARMQMHGIGQPITTVTLATTLDKDS